The genome window GGTCGCATTTTTCCTCACCGTTATAGTTTTTCAGAGTACCCGGCTTTACCAACCTTGGCGCGGTGTTTACCTGGGTCGCTTGTTTCGCCAAACCTTTTTGGCCTGGGCCGTGGTGATCGCCATTCTGGCGGTGCTGGGTTACGTTACCAAGACGTCGACCATTTTTGCACGGCGGGTAGTCCTCTCTTGGTTTATCCTGACCCCGATGGCTCTGGTGGTATTAAGGCTCCAGGTCTACGTCGGTCTGCGGTGGTTGCGGGAATGGGGCCGTAACAGTCGCACCGTGGTCATCGCCGGGGCCGGGGAACTGGGCCACCGGCTGGCAGAAAATGTTGTAGATACGCCTTGGCTAGGCATGCGCCTGAGGGGCTTTTTCGATGATCACCTGACAGGTCAGAAGGTTGCCTTGCAGGGCGGGGCTCAAGAATATTCGATACTGGGCAATCTTGAGGACATGGTCGATTATGTCCGGACCAATAAGATTGACATGGTCTATCTGGCCCTGCCTTTGCGCGCCGAAGCTCGTATCCGAGAGGTAATCGAAGCCCTCCAGGATACCACCGCCTCGGTCTATTTTGTCCCTGATATCTTTACCTTCTCACTCCTACAGGCATGTTCCACTGAGTTAAAGGGGATCCCGCTGATTTCTATCTGGGAGAGCCCCTTCCATGGGATCAATGGCTGGCTAAAAAGGGCGGAAGATATCGTCTTAGCCAGCATCATCCTGCTGCTGATTTCGCCCCTGATGCTCATTATTGCTCTGGGGATCAAATTAACCTCTCCAGGGCCGATATTCTTCAAACAACGCCGCTATGGGCTGAATGGCAAAGAGATTATCGTCTACAAATTTCGCACCATGAGAGTGTGTGAAGATGGCCCGGATATCCCCCAGGCGACTAAAAATGATTCGCGGGTGACCGGTTTCGGAAATTTGTTGCGGCGGACCAGTCTGGACGAACTGCCGCAGTTTTTTAATGTCCTATTTGGCACCATGTCGATCGTCGGGCCGCGGCCCCATGCGGTCGCCCATAACGAATATTATCGGCGGCGGATACCCGGTTATATGCTGCGCCATAAGGTGCGTCCGGGGATCACCGGTTGGGCCCAGGTTAATGGCTGGCGGGGGGAAACCGAAACCCTGGAAAAGATGGAAAAGCGCATCAAGTATGATCTGGAGTACCTGCGTTATTGGTCCATATGGTTTGATCTCAAGATCATCTGGCTTACCATTTTTAAGGGTTTCACCGGCTCCCATGCCTATTGAGGCAGCTATTATCACAGTTTTTGCTGCACAAATATTGACAATCCCTGCGACCCAGTTAAGCCTC of Deltaproteobacteria bacterium contains these proteins:
- a CDS encoding undecaprenyl-phosphate glucose phosphotransferase, translated to MVAPSREGIFNQYRWLLSRIQWLLDGTVVVALLLILCRTYSIPISFEYLVMGGVAFFLTVIVFQSTRLYQPWRGVYLGRLFRQTFLAWAVVIAILAVLGYVTKTSTIFARRVVLSWFILTPMALVVLRLQVYVGLRWLREWGRNSRTVVIAGAGELGHRLAENVVDTPWLGMRLRGFFDDHLTGQKVALQGGAQEYSILGNLEDMVDYVRTNKIDMVYLALPLRAEARIREVIEALQDTTASVYFVPDIFTFSLLQACSTELKGIPLISIWESPFHGINGWLKRAEDIVLASIILLLISPLMLIIALGIKLTSPGPIFFKQRRYGLNGKEIIVYKFRTMRVCEDGPDIPQATKNDSRVTGFGNLLRRTSLDELPQFFNVLFGTMSIVGPRPHAVAHNEYYRRRIPGYMLRHKVRPGITGWAQVNGWRGETETLEKMEKRIKYDLEYLRYWSIWFDLKIIWLTIFKGFTGSHAY